The Pseudomonas sp. G2-4 genome window below encodes:
- the tssK gene encoding type VI secretion system baseplate subunit TssK encodes MNHDKVIWQEGMLLRPQHLQHNDRYFDHQLKVRTRLLASYAWGFLALEIDSQFLAMGQLVVSQARGVLPDGSLFELDGNAEPLVLEVPSNSSSTPIYLALPLVTGNHIESRRPEQSDVLARYTTYEAQVADSNAADASSSQISCGRPDLRLLLGEQQSDQVFVKLKLCEVLDTTPDGVIRLDPNFVPTFIQARSSSYLLSCLKEVIGMLGHRGDSLAERVRSTGKAGGAQVGDFMMLQLINRSELLLRHYLDLEQVHPETLYRSLLALLGDLAAFSGDSKRPPLNNRYQHSDQGACFRSLMQAIRQVLSMVLEQHAIELQLQVRQYGITVSPLQDLSLLDSASFVLAASANCDGEELRHRLPSHLKVGPVERIRQLVNLHLPGIKLRPLPVAPRQIAFHANKTYFILEPSSEDMAQLKRSAGFAFHVSEAFAELELNFWAIRN; translated from the coding sequence ATGAATCACGACAAAGTCATCTGGCAAGAGGGCATGCTGTTGCGTCCGCAACATTTGCAGCACAACGATCGCTACTTCGATCACCAGTTGAAGGTCCGTACGCGGTTGTTGGCCAGTTACGCCTGGGGTTTCCTGGCGCTGGAGATTGATTCGCAATTTCTCGCCATGGGCCAGCTGGTGGTCAGCCAGGCACGCGGTGTCCTGCCGGATGGCAGCCTGTTCGAGTTGGATGGCAACGCCGAACCGCTGGTCCTGGAAGTACCGTCCAATAGCAGCAGCACGCCAATCTACCTCGCTCTGCCACTGGTGACGGGCAACCATATCGAATCCCGTCGTCCGGAACAGTCTGACGTGCTGGCGCGCTACACCACCTACGAAGCACAGGTGGCCGACTCCAATGCCGCAGACGCCAGCAGCAGCCAGATCAGCTGTGGCCGTCCGGACTTACGTCTGCTGCTGGGTGAGCAGCAGAGCGACCAGGTGTTCGTGAAGCTCAAGCTCTGTGAGGTACTCGACACCACGCCTGATGGTGTGATCAGGCTCGATCCGAACTTTGTGCCGACCTTTATCCAGGCCAGATCATCCAGCTATCTGCTGTCGTGTCTCAAAGAAGTCATCGGCATGCTAGGTCACCGTGGCGACAGCCTGGCGGAGCGGGTTCGCTCCACCGGCAAGGCGGGCGGTGCACAAGTCGGTGATTTCATGATGCTGCAGCTGATCAATCGCTCCGAGCTGTTGCTGCGTCATTATTTGGACTTGGAGCAGGTGCATCCCGAAACGCTGTACCGCTCGCTTCTGGCCTTGCTGGGTGACTTGGCGGCGTTCTCCGGTGACAGCAAACGCCCACCGCTCAACAACCGTTACCAGCACAGCGACCAGGGCGCGTGTTTTCGTAGCCTGATGCAAGCGATCCGTCAGGTACTGTCAATGGTGCTTGAGCAGCACGCTATCGAACTGCAATTGCAGGTGCGCCAATACGGAATCACCGTTTCGCCGCTGCAAGACCTCTCGTTGCTGGACTCGGCTTCGTTCGTACTGGCCGCAAGTGCCAACTGCGACGGCGAAGAGCTGCGCCATCGTTTGCCGTCGCACCTCAAGGTGGGGCCGGTGGAGCGCATTCGTCAGTTGGTCAATCTGCATTTGCCTGGCATCAAACTCAGGCCTTTGCCCGTAGCGCCGCGACAGATTGCGTTTCATGCCAACAAAACCTATTTCATCCTCGAGCCCAGTTCCGAAGACATGGCGCAGCTGAAGCGCTCCGCCGGCTTTGCATTCCATGTCTCCGAGGCGTTCGCCGAGCTTGAACTGAATTTTTGGGCCATCAGGAATTGA